A stretch of Cucumis sativus cultivar 9930 chromosome 2, Cucumber_9930_V3, whole genome shotgun sequence DNA encodes these proteins:
- the LOC101218183 gene encoding protein PHOTOSYSTEM I ASSEMBLY 2, chloroplastic yields the protein MAATSTSINIFPFPSYQIFRSKRKSSPNDIIVPFAALPTSNLLPKRCQKCGGKGAIDCPGCKGTGKNKKNGNIFERWKCFECQGFGLKSCPQCGKGGLTPEQRGER from the exons ATGGCTGCTACCTCTACCTCTATCAACATCTTCCCATTTCCCTCCTATCAAATTTTtagaagtaaaagaaaatcatcacCCAATGACATTATTGTTCCTTTTGCTGCACTGCCAACATCTAATTTGCTGCCCAAAAGATGCCAGAAGTGTGGAGGTAAAGGGGCCATTGATTGTCCTGGATGTAAG GGAACGggaaagaacaagaaaaacgGAAACATCTTCGAGCGTTGGAA aTGTTTTGAGTGTCAAGGATTTGGATTGAAGAGTTGTCCTCAATGTGGAAAAGGAGGCCTCACTCCAGAGCAAAGGGGAGAAAGATAA
- the LOC101205589 gene encoding plastid division protein PDV2 — translation MEEDGIGMVLGRATELRLKISNCIHKATTPAPLRQDPSAGTENVPALDGGSASQAPVSDVEDDEEVERLLVISDALESLEIQLSHLQDLQQHQQYERADALSEIEHSRKMLLDKLKDYKGEHLEVVKEASAFAGEAVKNNHDLILPPYPSRSPYPLHLDNDHLSPFVSTRKSARNGVTLSYMTNDAKRESSESLSTSKEVSTKNTRNRFGSLITAAAKAVFTIVGVVSILSMSGFGPRIVAKKASRLKNSSAYKQGSTEEERPRTQCPPGKILVVEDGEVRCLVKERVEVPFSSAVAKPDVNYGCGDHPIWIYSKQNRDNMGSCGERKIFSEEQEALVIKSWSVMKKNAPDLAFKFFLKIFEIAPSAQKMFPFLRDSKVPLEQNPKLKPHALNVFTLTCESAVQLRKGGIAAAKESTMKRLGATHLKYGVLDEHFEVTKFALLETIKEGIPEMWSVEMKGAWAEAYDQLVSAIKAQMKP, via the exons ATGGAAGAAGACGGCATAGGCATGGTTCTGGGCAGAGCCACGGAGCTCCGATTGAAGATCAGCAACTGCATTCACAAGGCAACAACCCCGGCCCCCCTCCGACAAGACCCATCTGCTGGAACGGAAAATGTGCCCGCCCTCGACGGCGGTTCCGCCTCCCAAGCTCCGGTTTCCGATGTGGAGGACGATGAAGAAGTGGAACGGCTTTTGGTTATCTCTGATGCCCTTGAGTCCTTGGAGATTCAGCTCTCCCATTTGCAG GATTTGCAACAACATCAACAATATGAACGGGCAGATGCCCTTAGTGAGATCGAACATAGCCGGAAGATGCTACTTGACAAGCTCAAGGATTACAAAGGAGAGCATTTGGAAGTGGTAAAGGAAGCTTCTGCCTTTGCTGGGGAGGCAGTAAAAAACAACCATGACCTCATTCTTCCTCCATATCCAAGTCGCTCCCCATATCCTCTTCACCTAGACAATGACCATTTATCACCATTCGTGTCTACTCGCAAATCTGCCCGTAATGGGGTAACCTTGAGCTACATGACAAATGATGCCAAAAGGGAGTCAAGTGAGTCATTAAGTACCAGCAAAGAAGTGAGCACGAAAAACACAAGGAATAGATTTGGTTCACTCATAACTGCAGCAGCCAAGGCAGTGTTTACCATTGTTGGTGTTGTGTCTATATTGAGCATGTCTGGTTTTGGGCCACGGATTGTAGCAAAGAAAGCTTCTCGTTTGAAGAATTCCAGTGCATACAAACAAGGATCGACTGAAGAAGAGAGACCGAGAACTCAATGCCCGCCGGGAAAAATCTTGGTTGTTGAAGATGGGGAGGTCCGGTGTTTGGTGAAAGAGAGAGTCGAAGTTCCATTTTCTTCTGCTGTGGCAAAACCAGATGTAAACTATGGATGTGGt GATCACCCAATATGGATTTactcaaaacaaaacagagaCAATATGGGAAGTtgtggagaaagaaaaattttcagtGAAGAACAGGAAGCTCTTGTGATCAAATCATGGAGTGTCATGAAAAAGAATGCTCCTGATTTGGCTTTCAAATTCTTCCTCAA GATATTTGAAATTGCACCATCTGCTCAAAAAATGTTTCCCTTTCTAAGAGATTCGAAAGTTCCATTGGAGCAAAATCCGAAGTTGAAACCTCATGCTTTGAATGTCTTTACTTTG ACCTGCGAGTCAGCCGTTCAACTTCGAAAAGGTGGCATAGCAGCTGCAAAAGAAAGCACCATGAAGAGGCTAGGTGCTACTCACCTTAAGTACGGTGTTCTTGACGAACACTTTGAG GTGACAAAATTTGCTCTTTTGGAGACAATAAAGGAAGGAATTCCAGAAATGTGGAGTGTGGAGATGAAAGGGGCATGGGCTGAAGCTTACGATCAATTGGTTTCTGCCATTAAAGCTCAGATGAAGCCTTGA
- the LOC101205353 gene encoding uncharacterized protein LOC101205353: MGVCASSQHSNASLTNWPFTAKIIHTDGRLQELRHPVKASHILNQNPNCFLCSSESMKIGSIVPQISSDRELELGEIYFLIPLKKSHLPISLTDLCSLAAKANVALASSKKAHPSLKAVGAESERVGRRTEIPAKWV, translated from the coding sequence ATGGGGGTCTGTGCATCATCCCAGCACTCAAATGCTAGCCTCACCAACTGGCCTTTCACTGCGAAAATTATTCATACAGATGGTAGGCTACAAGAATTGAGGCACCCAGTAAAGGCCAGCCACATtctcaatcaaaatcccaactGTTTCCTCTGTAGTTCAGAATCTATGAAAATCGGCTCAATCGTCCCGCAAATATCCAGCGACAGAGAGCTCGAATTGGGGGAAATTTATTTCCTCATCCCGCTCAAGAAATCCCATCTGCCGATCTCTTTAACAGATTTATGTAGTTTGGCCGCCAAAGCAAATGTGGCCCTCGCTAGCTCCAAGAAAGCACATCCGTCTTTGAAAGCGGTCGGCGCCGAATCGGAGCGGGTGGGTCGTCGTACTGAGATTCCGGCGAAATGGGTTTAA
- the LOC101210122 gene encoding uncharacterized protein LOC101210122, translating into MYVKESKTVILKLFLEYIYDPCCFTFSTGQNLKMKYNEISHFSHPKHKLKFEYSESPFKCDGCKEVGIGSRYKCTICDFDLHMHCAIPSSSISHPFYTRCSFQFMSRQPGNTPRYCNACEKDVNGFLYHCKACGFDLHPCCAKLPMALSDGEIKLYLYKKVSSSCHKCGRKGRSWSYRSSCKKYNLHVACVKEMLEESWHELHFGTRKSIRLETRIPSLKNTLQTYHNKDKGKMKRCCEMAGMAVQSVISAVLGDPTALIAGVIGVLISAT; encoded by the coding sequence ATGTATGTAAAGGAGTCAAAGACAGTTATCTTGAAGCTTTTCCTTGAGTATATATACGATCCTTGCTGTTTTACTTTTAGCACAggccaaaatttgaagatgaagTATAATGAGATCTCTCACTTTAGTCACCCAAAACACAAGCTCAAGTTTGAGTATTCAGAGTCTCCATTTAAATGTGATGGCTGTAAGGAGGTTGGTATAGGCTCTCGTTACAAATGCACAATTTGCGACTTTGACCTCCACATGCATTGTGCCATCCCTTCCTCCTCTATCTCGCACCCTTTCTACACCAGGTGCTCCTTCCAGTTCATGTCTCGCCAGCCCGGCAACACTCCTCGATACTGCAATGCCTGTGAGAAGGATGTTAATGGTTTTCTTTACCACTGCAAAGCTTGCGGTTTTGATCTTCACCCATGTTGTGCCAAGCTCCCGATGGCGCTTAGCGATGGTGAAATCAAGCTTTATCTTTACAAGAAAGTGAGTTCATCTTGTCATAAGTGTGGGCGGAAGGGAAGAAGCTGGAGTTACAGGTCTTCTTGTAAGAAGTACAATCTACATGTAGCTTGTGTGAAAGAAATGCTTGAGGAGAGTTGGCATGAATTGCATTTTGGAACACGGAAATCTATCCGATTGGAGACAAGAATTCCTAGTCTTAAGAATACTCTTCAGACTTATCACAACAAGGACAAGGGAAAGATGAAGAGATGTTGTGAGATGGCTGGTATGGCCGTCCAAAGTGTTATATCTGCCGTCCTGGGAGATCCTACGGCTCTGATTGCCGGGGTCATCGGGGTCCTCATATCAGcaacataa